The Oceanimonas doudoroffii genome includes a region encoding these proteins:
- the rpsP gene encoding 30S ribosomal protein S16 encodes MVTIRLQRGGAKKRPFYQVVVADSRYARDGRFIEKVGFFNPIAAGQAEKLRLDLERINHWVAQGASLSERVAKLVKDASKAAA; translated from the coding sequence ATGGTAACCATTCGTTTACAACGTGGTGGCGCGAAAAAGCGTCCGTTCTACCAAGTAGTAGTTGCTGACAGCCGCTACGCTCGCGATGGTCGTTTCATCGAGAAAGTAGGCTTCTTCAACCCGATCGCCGCTGGTCAGGCAGAAAAACTGCGTCTGGACCTGGAGCGCATCAACCACTGGGTAGCCCAGGGTGCAAGCCTTTCCGAGCGCGTGGCCAAACTGGTCAAAGACGCTTCCAAAGCCGCTGCCTGA
- a CDS encoding HlyC/CorC family transporter produces the protein MDDISTGALTGILIALLFVSAFFSSSETGMMSLNRYRLRHLVQSRHKAATRVERLLSRPDRLIGLILIGNNLVNILASAIATLLAIRLFGDYGVAVATIGLTLAVLIFSEVTPKTLAALYPEKVAFPASIILRPLMVLLYPAVWAINAISNGLLALFRINPQGGEDTAISSEELRTIVNEAGALIPRRHQDMLVSILDLEKVTVDDIMVPRNEIYGIDITQDWKSINRRLLQSPHTKVLLYRDNIDDALGFIHARDALRLLGREELSKPSLMRAAREVYFIPEATPLNVQLLKFQRNKERIGLIVDEYGDIQGLITLDDILEEIVGDFTTTISPTLSDEIKPQDDGSYLIEGSASIRDLNKELNWNLPTDGPRSLNGLILEYLEDIPEANIGLRVAGYPIEILEVENNVIKQVRVQPSYYQP, from the coding sequence TTGGACGACATATCGACGGGTGCGCTTACCGGCATCCTGATTGCATTGCTGTTTGTTTCCGCCTTTTTCTCCAGCTCCGAAACCGGCATGATGTCGCTCAACCGTTACCGGTTGCGGCACCTGGTACAAAGCCGTCACAAGGCCGCCACCCGGGTGGAGCGGCTGCTGTCGCGCCCGGATCGCCTGATTGGCCTTATCCTTATCGGCAACAACCTGGTCAACATTCTGGCCTCGGCCATCGCCACCCTGCTGGCCATTCGGCTGTTTGGTGACTATGGCGTGGCCGTGGCCACCATAGGCCTGACCCTGGCGGTGCTGATCTTTTCGGAAGTCACCCCCAAGACCCTGGCCGCGCTCTATCCGGAAAAGGTTGCCTTTCCCGCCTCCATTATTCTGCGGCCGCTGATGGTGCTGCTCTATCCGGCGGTGTGGGCCATCAACGCCATTTCCAACGGCCTGCTGGCGTTGTTCCGTATCAATCCTCAGGGCGGGGAAGACACCGCCATCAGCTCGGAAGAATTGCGCACCATCGTCAACGAGGCCGGCGCCCTGATCCCCAGGCGCCACCAGGACATGCTGGTGTCGATCCTGGACCTGGAAAAGGTGACGGTGGACGACATCATGGTTCCGCGCAACGAAATCTACGGCATCGACATCACCCAGGACTGGAAGAGCATCAACCGCCGCCTGTTGCAGAGCCCGCATACCAAGGTGCTGCTGTACCGGGACAACATCGACGACGCCCTGGGCTTTATTCACGCCCGGGACGCCCTGCGCCTGCTGGGCCGGGAAGAGCTGAGTAAGCCCAGCCTGATGCGGGCGGCGCGGGAGGTGTATTTCATTCCCGAGGCCACCCCCCTGAACGTGCAGCTGCTCAAGTTTCAGCGCAACAAGGAACGCATCGGTCTTATCGTCGACGAATACGGCGATATTCAGGGCCTAATCACCCTGGATGACATTCTGGAAGAGATTGTGGGTGACTTCACCACCACCATCAGCCCTACCCTGAGCGACGAGATCAAGCCCCAGGACGATGGCTCCTACCTGATTGAAGGCTCGGCCAGCATTCGGGATCTGAACAAGGAGCTGAACTGGAATCTCCCCACCGACGGCCCCCGTTCCCTTAACGGCCTGATACTGGAATACCTGGAAGACATTCCCGAGGCCAATATCGGCCTAAGGGTGGCGGGCTATCCGATTGAAATTCTGGAAGTGGAAAATAACGTGATCAAGCAGGTACGGGTGCAACCGAGTTACTACCAGCCCTGA
- a CDS encoding tetratricopeptide repeat protein, whose product MKYLPLLLLCGCLSVTAEEAVPAAAATELHALQAVPLYEESELITLINHNRHLQRVRDQDDCQLVQDIEARAEVLRLPSYQFLWGDMLAWGVCVPSEPRRGIDMMWAAARQGLPAALEQLGRYYYEGTLVQQNRGRAAPLMQEAASLGFEKAQFIWAAWLLEGAGSPLDYPQAYLWLKQIVTDDQGKYRRAEQLSAGLAKRMPPARVRELEAQLLY is encoded by the coding sequence ATGAAATATTTGCCCCTGTTGCTGTTGTGTGGCTGCCTGTCGGTCACTGCCGAGGAAGCCGTACCTGCGGCCGCTGCCACCGAGCTGCACGCGCTTCAGGCCGTGCCCCTGTACGAGGAAAGCGAGCTGATCACCCTGATCAACCACAATCGCCATCTGCAGCGGGTGCGGGATCAGGACGACTGCCAGCTGGTACAGGACATTGAGGCCAGGGCCGAGGTGTTACGGCTGCCGTCCTACCAGTTTCTGTGGGGCGACATGCTGGCCTGGGGAGTGTGTGTGCCCTCGGAGCCGCGCCGGGGCATCGACATGATGTGGGCGGCGGCTCGTCAGGGCCTGCCGGCGGCGTTGGAGCAACTGGGCCGTTACTATTATGAAGGCACCCTGGTACAACAAAACCGGGGACGGGCAGCGCCCCTGATGCAGGAAGCCGCCAGCCTGGGCTTTGAAAAGGCCCAGTTCATCTGGGCTGCCTGGCTGCTGGAGGGGGCCGGCAGCCCGCTAGATTATCCTCAGGCCTACCTCTGGCTGAAACAAATCGTGACCGACGATCAGGGCAAATACCGTCGGGCCGAGCAACTGAGTGCGGGGCTCGCCAAACGCATGCCGCCGGCCCGAGTGCGGGAGCTGGAGGCCCAGTTGCTGTACTGA
- the ffh gene encoding signal recognition particle protein, whose protein sequence is MFENLTERLSRTLKNISGRGRLTEDNIKETLREVRMALLEADVALPVVREFVNRVKERAVGQEVSKSLSPGQAFIKIVNAELVAVMGEANEALDLAVSPPAVVLMAGLQGAGKTTSVGKLAKYLKERHKKKVLVVSADVYRPAAIKQLETLAADLEVECFPSDVSQKPVDIGRNAVEHARKKFFDVVLVDTAGRLHVDEDMMAEIQQLHAAVDPVETLFVVDAMTGQDAANTAKAFSEALPLTGVILTKADGDARGGAALSVRHITGKPIKFIGMGEKVDALEPFHPDRVASRILGMGDVLSLIDQMERSVDKDKAAEMAQKLKKGKGFDLEDFRDQLVQMRSMGGMMSLMDKLPGMNQLPDNVKDQVNDKLTVRMEAIINSMTPKERRHPELIKGSRKRRIALGSGTEVQEVNKLLKQFTQMQKMMKKMSGKGGMRKMMSQMQGMMGPGGMGGMGGGGRRGPF, encoded by the coding sequence ATGTTTGAGAATCTCACCGAAAGACTGTCGCGCACGCTGAAGAACATCAGTGGTCGCGGACGCCTGACCGAAGACAACATCAAGGAAACCCTGCGCGAAGTGCGCATGGCCCTGCTCGAGGCCGACGTGGCCCTGCCGGTGGTGCGCGAGTTCGTCAACCGGGTCAAGGAGCGGGCGGTGGGCCAGGAGGTCTCCAAGTCCCTGAGCCCGGGCCAGGCCTTTATCAAGATCGTCAACGCCGAGCTGGTGGCGGTGATGGGCGAGGCCAACGAGGCCCTCGATCTGGCGGTGAGTCCGCCGGCGGTGGTGCTGATGGCGGGCCTGCAGGGTGCCGGTAAAACCACCTCGGTGGGCAAGCTGGCCAAATACCTGAAGGAGCGCCACAAGAAAAAGGTGCTGGTGGTCAGTGCCGACGTCTACCGCCCGGCGGCGATCAAGCAGCTCGAGACCCTGGCGGCGGATCTGGAGGTGGAATGCTTCCCCAGTGATGTCAGCCAGAAGCCGGTGGATATTGGCCGCAACGCGGTGGAGCACGCCCGCAAGAAATTCTTTGACGTGGTGCTGGTGGATACCGCCGGCCGCCTGCATGTCGACGAAGACATGATGGCCGAGATCCAGCAGCTGCACGCCGCCGTCGATCCGGTGGAAACCCTGTTCGTGGTCGACGCCATGACCGGTCAGGACGCCGCCAACACCGCCAAGGCCTTCAGCGAGGCGCTGCCGCTTACCGGCGTCATTCTTACCAAGGCCGACGGTGACGCCCGGGGCGGTGCCGCCCTGTCGGTGCGTCATATTACCGGCAAGCCAATCAAGTTCATCGGTATGGGCGAAAAGGTCGATGCCCTCGAGCCTTTCCACCCGGACCGGGTGGCCTCACGCATTCTGGGTATGGGCGACGTGTTGTCGCTGATCGATCAGATGGAACGCTCGGTGGACAAGGACAAGGCCGCCGAGATGGCCCAGAAGCTCAAGAAGGGCAAGGGCTTTGATCTGGAAGACTTCCGTGACCAGCTGGTGCAGATGCGCAGCATGGGCGGTATGATGAGCCTGATGGACAAGCTGCCGGGCATGAATCAGCTGCCCGACAACGTCAAGGATCAGGTCAACGACAAGCTCACCGTGCGCATGGAAGCCATCATCAATTCTATGACGCCCAAGGAGCGTCGCCATCCCGAGTTGATCAAGGGCAGTCGCAAGCGCCGTATCGCCCTGGGCTCCGGCACCGAGGTGCAGGAAGTGAACAAGCTGCTCAAGCAGTTCACCCAGATGCAGAAAATGATGAAGAAAATGTCCGGCAAGGGCGGCATGCGCAAGATGATGAGCCAGATGCAGGGCATGATGGGGCCGGGCGGCATGGGCGGCATGGGCGGCGGCGGCCGTCGCGGCCCGTTCTGA
- a CDS encoding Rrf2 family transcriptional regulator: protein MKLTTYTDFGLRALMYLATLPRGELTSVARVSALYDVSRNHMVKVINQLAREGYVEALRGKNGGIRLARAPRDINAGKVIRLLEHNLRGIDCGSPACPLVPACRLRDALAEAMEAFLQVMEGYTLADLVDNRKELMVIFSTLEADRRPGEPAA, encoded by the coding sequence ATGAAGCTGACCACCTATACCGATTTTGGCCTGCGGGCCCTGATGTACCTGGCTACCCTGCCAAGGGGAGAACTCACCAGCGTGGCCAGGGTATCGGCGCTCTATGATGTGTCCCGCAACCATATGGTCAAGGTGATCAATCAGCTGGCCCGGGAAGGGTATGTGGAGGCGTTGCGGGGCAAAAACGGCGGCATTCGGCTGGCGCGCGCGCCCAGGGACATCAATGCGGGCAAGGTCATTCGGCTGCTGGAGCACAATCTCAGGGGCATTGACTGTGGCAGTCCGGCCTGCCCGCTGGTGCCGGCCTGCCGGCTGCGCGATGCCCTGGCCGAGGCCATGGAAGCCTTTTTGCAGGTGATGGAAGGCTACACCCTGGCGGATCTGGTCGATAACCGCAAGGAGCTGATGGTGATCTTCAGTACACTGGAAGCGGACCGCCGGCCCGGTGAGCCGGCCGCCTGA
- the mazG gene encoding nucleoside triphosphate pyrophosphohydrolase gives MEQHQYSLADLLTIMAALRDPESGCPWDLKQDFASIVPHTLEEAYEVADTIARQAWEELPGELGDLLFQVVFYARLGEEQARFNFADVVQAVSEKLVSRHPHVFGQARFDDEAAIKANWEATKAAERKERDASATSALDDIPLALPALTRAHKMQKRCAAVGFDWRELPPVVDKIREELDEVMEEVNRPEHDADRIADELGDLLFATVNLVRHLKQEPESVLRRANDKFERRFRGVEQLLAADGRSSRDCSLEELDGYWNRVKRGEA, from the coding sequence ATGGAACAACATCAATATTCGCTGGCCGATCTGCTGACCATAATGGCGGCGCTCAGGGATCCGGAAAGTGGCTGCCCCTGGGATCTGAAGCAAGACTTCGCCAGCATAGTGCCGCACACCCTGGAAGAAGCCTATGAGGTGGCCGACACCATTGCCCGCCAGGCCTGGGAGGAGCTGCCCGGCGAGCTCGGTGACCTGCTGTTTCAGGTGGTGTTTTACGCCCGTCTGGGGGAAGAGCAGGCCCGCTTCAATTTTGCCGATGTGGTGCAGGCGGTCAGCGAGAAGCTGGTCAGCCGCCATCCCCATGTGTTTGGTCAGGCCCGTTTTGACGACGAGGCCGCCATCAAGGCCAACTGGGAAGCCACCAAGGCCGCAGAGCGCAAGGAACGAGATGCCTCGGCCACCAGTGCCCTCGACGACATTCCCCTGGCGCTGCCGGCGCTAACCCGGGCCCACAAAATGCAAAAGCGCTGCGCCGCCGTGGGCTTTGACTGGCGCGAGCTGCCACCGGTGGTAGACAAGATTCGGGAAGAGCTGGACGAGGTGATGGAGGAAGTGAACCGGCCCGAGCACGATGCGGATCGCATCGCCGACGAGCTGGGGGATCTGCTGTTTGCCACCGTCAACCTGGTACGCCACCTCAAGCAGGAGCCTGAAAGTGTGTTGCGCCGTGCCAACGACAAGTTCGAGCGCCGCTTTCGTGGCGTGGAGCAGCTGCTTGCCGCCGATGGCAGGAGCAGCCGAGATTGCTCCCTGGAGGAGTTGGACGGCTACTGGAACCGGGTTAAGCGCGGCGAGGCCTGA
- a CDS encoding cytochrome C assembly family protein codes for MELLAVLAMAFYLLAAFACVHNLFNPHNHGRRYGLLAAVFALLLHGTWLVDTVILVPGQNLSMLNVASLVSLIIAGLMSLLVTRFNVWLLMPVVYGFAFLLLVADTLLPGHYSMYLETRPEVVVHIGLGLMSYSLLVIACLLAILLGFLDHRLKKHKLTNLPAMPPLMTLERHLFRLIFAGVVLLTLSISSGLFFLQEMFGPGKVHKAVLTIIAWCVYVGLLWGHHRLGWRGRKVIWTSVAGSLLLTLAYFGSRFVREVLLGS; via the coding sequence ATGGAATTGCTTGCTGTTCTGGCGATGGCATTTTACCTGTTGGCGGCCTTTGCCTGTGTGCACAACCTGTTTAACCCGCACAATCATGGCCGCCGTTATGGCCTGCTGGCCGCGGTGTTCGCCCTGTTGTTGCACGGCACCTGGCTGGTCGATACCGTCATTCTGGTGCCGGGCCAGAACCTGAGCATGCTGAATGTGGCCTCACTGGTCAGCCTGATCATTGCCGGCCTGATGTCGCTACTGGTGACCCGCTTCAACGTCTGGCTGCTGATGCCGGTGGTCTACGGCTTTGCCTTTCTGTTGCTGGTGGCCGATACCCTGCTGCCGGGTCATTACAGCATGTATCTGGAAACCCGTCCGGAAGTGGTGGTGCATATCGGCCTGGGGTTGATGTCCTACTCGCTGCTGGTGATCGCCTGCCTGCTGGCCATTTTGCTCGGCTTTCTCGATCACCGACTGAAAAAACACAAGCTCACCAACCTGCCCGCCATGCCGCCGCTGATGACCCTGGAACGCCACCTGTTCCGGCTGATCTTTGCCGGCGTGGTATTGCTGACCCTGTCCATCTCCAGCGGCCTGTTCTTTCTGCAGGAAATGTTTGGTCCGGGTAAGGTACACAAGGCGGTACTCACCATTATTGCCTGGTGTGTGTACGTGGGGCTGCTGTGGGGCCACCACCGTCTGGGCTGGCGTGGCCGCAAGGTGATCTGGACCAGTGTGGCCGGCAGCCTGCTGCTGACCCTGGCCTATTTCGGCAGTCGCTTCGTGCGGGAAGTCCTGCTCGGTTCTTGA
- the rimM gene encoding ribosome maturation factor RimM (Essential for efficient processing of 16S rRNA): MSEPVIVGRLGAVYGIKGWLKVNSFTEQPDGIFDYQPWLVRDGKGWREIQVSGWKRHNKSLICKLADIDQREQAQALTGADIAVSAEALPSLPADEFYWRDLVGCRVSNTRGYDFGVVSQLMETGSNDVLVVKANANDAFGQRERLIPFLEQQVIKSVNIQDRIIEVEWDPDF; the protein is encoded by the coding sequence GTGAGTGAACCTGTCATAGTAGGCCGCCTGGGCGCCGTTTACGGCATCAAGGGCTGGTTGAAAGTCAACTCCTTTACCGAACAGCCCGATGGCATTTTCGATTATCAGCCCTGGCTGGTAAGAGATGGCAAAGGCTGGCGTGAAATTCAGGTTTCTGGATGGAAGCGCCACAACAAGAGCCTGATTTGCAAACTGGCCGATATCGACCAGCGCGAACAGGCCCAGGCACTGACCGGTGCCGACATCGCAGTCAGCGCCGAGGCTCTGCCCTCGCTGCCGGCGGATGAATTTTACTGGCGCGATCTGGTCGGTTGTCGTGTGAGCAACACTCGGGGTTACGACTTCGGTGTGGTGTCTCAGCTGATGGAAACCGGCTCCAACGACGTGCTGGTGGTCAAAGCCAATGCCAACGATGCATTTGGTCAACGGGAACGGTTGATTCCGTTTCTGGAGCAACAGGTGATCAAGTCCGTGAACATTCAGGACAGGATCATTGAAGTAGAGTGGGATCCGGATTTTTAA